The Apium graveolens cultivar Ventura chromosome 6, ASM990537v1, whole genome shotgun sequence genome contains a region encoding:
- the LOC141663878 gene encoding uncharacterized protein LOC141663878, translated as MWRFREKASPKFNKLLSKNYSFKDIESLSDNHRTSPPPTKPASIFHRIRRSNAVIRALSSSTRPPDPVQPSPPEPVQPPPPDPKISLKGSENRVVVYLTTLRVVRPTFEACKAVQSILTGFRVSIDERDLSMDSSFTDELQRIFGVSEKTQLALPRVFIAGKYIGGAEELRQLNETGELKKILAELPEADAGVCEECGGFKFVVCEECSGSHKCYTEKSDGFRTCNLCNENGLIRCNSCSYGPIF; from the coding sequence ATGTGGCGATTTCGCGAAAAAGCAAGCCCTAAATTCAACAAATTGTTGTCTAAAAATTATTCATTTAAAGATATCGAATCTCTGTCCGATAATCACCGGACTTCACCTCCGCCGACCAAGCCTGCCTCGATATTCCACCGTATTCGCCGCTCCAACGCTGTTATCCGTGCGTTATCATCCTCGACCCGACCGCCCGACCCGGTCCAACCGTCTCCGCCCGAACCGGTCCAACCTCCTCCACCTGACCCGAAAATCTCGCTTAAAGGCTCGGAGAATCGTGTTGTTGTGTATCTGACTACATTGCGAGTCGTTCGACCGACTTTCGAGGCGTGCAAGGCGGTTCAATCGATTCTGACAGGCTTTCGAGTGAGTATCGATGAGCGAGATCTCTCCATGGACTCGTCGTTTACGGATGAGCTGCAGAGAATATTCGGTGTGAGTGAGAAGACGCAATTGGCATTGCCTAGGGTTTTTATTGCAGGAAAGTACATTGGCGGTGCGGAGGAGCTGCGGCAGTTGAATGAGACAGGTGAATTGAAGAAAATACTTGCGGAGTTGCCCGAGGCAGATGCTGGCGTTTGTGAGGAATGCGGTGGATTTAAATTTGTCGTGTGCGAGGAATGTAGTGGAAGTCATAAATGTTACACGGAGAAGAGTGATGGATTTAGGACGTGTAATCTGTGCAATGAGAACGGTTTGATCAGGTGCAATTCTTGTTCCTACGGACCAATTTTTTAG